Genomic segment of Arachis stenosperma cultivar V10309 chromosome 4, arast.V10309.gnm1.PFL2, whole genome shotgun sequence:
aatatttaaaaattacatcaattcttatttaatatccaaaaaaattaacctGGCTCCGCCACCAATTTCAATCATGATTTGGCCATTACTAATAGCTAGACTATCGGTAAATAATGTTACTGACAAACATGAAACGAATCATTTTTTAAACTGCTTTTACAAATAATTTAATCTTGATcgaaatttaaattaaaagtatttataTTATCTTGGTCAAAGCTGTGGATAAATATTTTAATCACgacatttaaattaaaaatatttatgtccCCAACTACTTaaagtaatttaaatttttaaaatataaaatataaactaaaaatattttctcttcATCCTTTTTACGCACTAATTGGGAGGTGCTTTTGCGAGTACCATATTCAATCAATCAATAAAACGTTAATCCAAAAAACGCTATCATTAAAGGAGGCACTAAACCAATAAGCATATTCTATTAAAAGAAGAAGGCCATTTAGATAAagatgttattttttaaaaatattttttaaaaaattaaaatataacatatataattgtaacatatataatatatatatatatatatatatatatatatattaaaaattctaaattctaatctTATGACGACGGAAGAAAAAAAGTgatagaatttagaattttcaaagttaatatatataataagagtattttaattattttctatgatatggatattgtaattattttttatggaaaataatattaatttagaccaattcaaaatataattaaccattttttggttaaattaatttgtctgtctaattttgacaaaaaataatacaatttaatcgattatatgtattaaattttagttattaaaaaatatttttaaaaaaagacgttttagaTGTCTTTATTAAAATATCCTCTTAAAGGAATGCCAAAAACAAAGGTGCCTTCTATTTGGAAAGCCGCTAAGTGCAAATCGGCCTTCTTATATgttatagttaaaaaaaattctaattataaaagtaaaatagatacaatttaaaaaaaataatatttatgatTTAGATCGAATCATTTGTatcctatttaaattttaaattttataatttaaaaattttaattattatttttctaatattaaattaaattaaaattatttatatttttgtaattttttatttatctcatCTATCCTAGCGATCCAAAAAGTTAATGTTTTAGAaagtaaattataatttaaaatttttaacttacaaattttgtataaattgaataagatgtaatttaaattataaaatgtttaaaatttaaaattttgatgatataaaattttgaaatttaaaccTGGAGTCACCACTGCTATCATCTCCACTGTAATTTTCATGTACCATGCACTGTTACCGCATCTAGTTCTTTTACTATTTGTTGTTGTTAGCGTCTATTATTCGTTGTCGCTACAGCCATCTTGACCCTTTTCACCTTTCTCGTCACGACCATTATCCACGCTCACCCCCGATTTCATCACTCGTAGTAACAAAATTTGCGTATTCCACTATTTCGTTTGTTGTCGTCGACTTCCTCACCATTCATTTCTAATTTTGTTTATATTGTTAAATCTATTGCTGAAATCTGTGTTGAGTGGTGGTAgtagttgttgttgtttttggcatCGTTGTTGTTTTTGGTGGTGATAAATTGTAAGAGTGGGAAGCGTTTTTGAATTAAGGAGATGGCGGTGAGTAAAACGGGTGATAACAGAAGTGTAGTGTGAGATGAGACCTGGAGGGAGGTGATAGGTTGAGTTTCAGATAGGATGAAAATGGTTCATAGTGTTGCTACGATTATGAAAAAGGGGCAACGGTGGGAGTTTGAAGGGATGATATGGGGCGGTAGTGAATTTGAAGGGTGGTGGTCATAGTAGTGGCGATGACAGGTGGCCGCAGTAGTGAATGGTGATTGATGATGGAGGGAGAAAGCAGTGACATTAATTATGAAGAATTCATGTTGAAAGTTTGGGATCTTGGGAAGAAGCAACAATGATGGAGTTAAGGTCGAAGATAAATGGAGgggttaatttaaaaattttattaaaaattcaacaaaaaattagaatttgaaCACTTTTGTTATTCGAAATCTATTTTTTATGGATATAACGTTAGTTTTTTTGTTTAATGGATATTTTTATCAGCATTTACAAAATTCATGGATACAAATAGtaattttttcatataaaaatgaTGTATAATTGTCCaattatattgttaaatttgactccactatttattttttctcattttattctatgttatgtatattttgtcccattattaaaattttttagattcgTTATTgcctatatatatttttttaaatagattttttcattatttttaattttgtaattaggtcatttttatgtcaaaaatgttcaaattaacagaatatttcttttaaaaaaatatgtgatgATCAAAGATCTAATTAGATTCTTAATTATAGATATCttcaatttgtaaaaaaatattcaataaaatcTAACTTTTCTATactaaaaagaatttaattataaaattaaaaataatatatacattcaattaaaaaaatataacaacttaattgtatttgatttttctttttatttggcaTTATAGTGCAATTTTCTTTTGACAGTAtcgttaatttttttaatacattatTTAAAATAGAGACAATGATGACCTATATTTTACCGAAAGATAGATAAATCTACTAAGATATAATTATCAACAGAATAAAATatagatataattaatttttttttaagagctcaatttatgattaaaaaattgCAATCTTGGAGTTTACATATTCCAACATATTTAAGTTTTGTATGTTTAGCCAATAAAATTTAGAGTGAAGGATATGATaagattgaattttttttattttaggtttaattttcgaaaaactaaATCAAAGTTGAAGATGTAACTTGAAAGCTTTGAATAAGTGTTTAATATtctatccttttatttttttaatttccattaaatattttacacatggtattttatttaataaaagttatttcaatttttttaaatattcgAAAAATTTTCAGCCATATGATATATCAAGACATTAGCATTTAAAAGCATAAAGGTCACTATGATCTATTAACATAGTTATTTCAAATCTTACCATATTATAAAAGTGTCAAAATGGTATAAAGAGTAAATGTCTAAAATAGTctctaatttttaaattgttatttaatttagtcCTCGATTTTTTAAAATGATCAATTAAATTCCTGAAATTTGAAAAAGTGTATTTCCGTTAATCCCGTGCAGAAGTGTCGTCTAAACGTTGATGATATAGCATTTCAGCTGTATGCTGATGTGTACCAAACTTGAATTTGATTCAAATTGGTACCTGAAATTGCTTAATAATATCCAAATTAATcaattttcaattataaaaCTCTAATCCCAAATTATTGTCTTCTCTTCTTCGATCTCTCTActgttttcttctcttcttcatccTCTCAGTTATCTTCTAGTTCACATTCATCTTGAACTATAACATCAATACACTTacctaaaaattattttaattataagttAATGTGGTTGGATTAATTTTAAGTTCAACAtagatttaaattatatatatatccttGTAGGTTCATTCATTAagctaaaatatattttccacTTTTAAAAAGGTAACCATTGTCATCATCTTCAAGGTCTTAACATCAGTTTCTAAGTTTGTCATTTTTCAATTGAACTCATgcaaaatattttgtgaaatgGGTATTGCACAAACTGGTTCTTCACCTCCATCAACCCAACAGAAAAAATTACAATGGATTCCATACTGCAAAGTAAAAAACGTAGGTGAATCCAAACTCAAAGTGAAACTATCTTAACATTTTCTTTAAAACCATAACCTTACCTCATAGTTTGGACAACCATAAAATAGTCTATTAGAATTCTCTGTCGTCGTTGAGTACTTCATCACCATTTGAAGTCTGCAATCACAGAAAACGACGTTCTTATCTCCCCTGTTGCACATTCTTTTGCTGTCATAAGGTCTCCCTACGGAGTTAGTTGTTCCTATTTAAGCTACTTTGCCTTTTCTCTCCACCACCCATCATCACTCATGCAGatgaaaaaataagatgaaCTGAAAGATAGtggagaaattgaagaagagaagaagatagCAGAGAGGtcgaagaagagaagaagacagtagagaaattgaagaagagAAGACAATAATTTAGGGATTAGGGTTTTATAATTGAAAATGGACTAATTTGAATATTATTAAGCAATTTCAGGTACCAATTTGAATCAAATTCAAGTTTAGTACACATCAGTATACAGCTGGAATGCCACATCATCAACATTTAGATGACACTTCTGCAAGGGACTAACGAAGAtacatttttttcaaatttcaggAATTTAATgggtcattttaaaaaaatgaagactaaattaaatagtaatttaaaattcatgaaCCATTGTGAGTATTTACtcataatataaattttttaagaaattcTATGGTGTGGATTTAATATATTATCCACATGTGTGGATTCTATGTGATTCTATGTGAAAGAGTTCACAACGATACACGTGCGTGAGAATTTAGGTATGACAAAATACCTTTACATCATGTATGCTGACAGCCACAAAAACACTGCAGAAGTTGTTTCTTGATTTAACTGCCATTAGGGtgttaataaaaaagtaatctgttttatttatgtataattttttttgggcTTTTATAGCTGAAGTCTTTTTATTGGGTGAGGTTAAGAGGCTTGAGTGGatgcattttttttgtttttcatatatattgatatatttGCCTAAAAAACCTATACCCAACCCATATTGTCcataaaaaatgtttttaaagaacaaaaaataattttattctgtgaccaaaaaatagaaattaatgatgatgaaaaaaaggaTGAAGAAAGTCTCTCTCACAAGAccgaaaacaaaaaaaataacgtGTTATTGGTAGTGTTGTCACGATTTACATGCTTGAGCGAGAAGACCGTATGTTCTATTTGTCTCAACCGTTCCGACTCTAGATATAAATTGTAAATTTTATACtactaattttacaaattaaaatatatttgtgTCCGCCAAAATGAACAAACTCTCCATATCCTCTTGGTTTATGTTTGTATATCTCTTTTCTGTATCACAAATAGtaaaaatttattatctaaaatagtaataaataaaacagTATTGAGAGCACAACAACAAATGATGAGAaatgtaatttaaaaaatattttgctatattatttatatattatttctgttttctatttaaAGTATGCGTTGTTTGTTTTTTGtcattttgaatttattatgtaaatatgtgtttttaataatttaataagtaaaaaaaatatatttgactatgtaaaataaaaaataaaataaaagaaaataattgtTTAAGTTAACAAATTTTTGGATAACAAGGAGTACTCGTAATAATTTTAGTAGTAGGGTTTAATGTAGAACAATTTAGGGTTATCAAAGGGTTATGCATTCTTATCTTTGGTGGAGGCATGTATAGCAATATTTGTAgtgttattttaaattaatagtaaaaatatatgATCTGGTGAGTGTAAAGTAAACTTTTTTAAAGATATGATCCGCTTGATTATATGATGACTTACTCTTGTAGAAGAATGTTTATGTGTAAAGTTAAGTAGGTTctcctgaaaaaaaaaaaatataaagataggACTTAagaagtaaattttttttgttgttaattAATCTGTCTAAAACaatttacattttatttttaaatatttaatttttgttgtaaatttgatgattttttattattcaataaatttgttattaataaatttacatCTTATTAATAAgtttgttattaaatatttttgtttaataatGAATATTTACTAACGGTTCTTTAGGCCATTTTTTCATGTTTTTTATGTTGTAAGATATCATGcgtaagaaaaaaaattgacaatCTTAATTGCATTGATAAAGTAAATAATATGTCTATTTAATAAATATCACTCATTCAGAATTACATGATGAGTGAGACTGAGAATATGTGAGAGATGAGAAATACgttattctttttgtttttggtcTTGTGAGAGAGACCTTCTTCACCTTTTTTTATCAAcattaatttctatttttcggTCCTAgaataaaatcttttcaaacttcttttttgttttttaaaaatatttcttatGGACAATCTGAGTTAAGTATAAGTTTTTTAGACAAGTATATCTTAATAtatatgaaaaacaaaaaaaatgcatCTACTCAATCCTCTTAACCCAACCGAATAAAAAGGCCTCAGCTATAAAAGcccaaaaagaaaattatacacaaacaaaacagaTTACTTTTTCATTAACATCCTAATGACAGTTAAATCAAGAGACAATTTCTGCAGCATTTCTGTGGTTGTCCGCATGCATGATGCAAGGGTATCTTGTCACACCTAAACTTTCACACACTTGCTTCATTGTGAACTCTTTCACATAAGATCCGAACAtgtgaataatatatattgaattcACACCATagaacttttctatttttattagttatcATTATAATATTTAAAGTCTACCGTTAAACACTTTTTTACTAGAAGTATTTGTAGTGCGATTTGAATTGATTTCGagttaaaaatttattcaattttaatattaattttatttgtgaTGCAGTTTAGATTGGcgacttttttttttaaattcgaTTCGATTCAATCCAATTTTAAGCGGTTTGAATTGGTTTAGATTTACagttttataaattaaaaaaattaaatatatataataaatctcaacatcaaattttaaataaacataacaagtatcaacaataaaaattaataataatataataatagaaataaaattataaattagttaaaataaataaataaatcatattttgagcataaaaatttattaaataataataatatatgaataatataaaaatatataataaattgaacatattataaatcgggcctgctacacatacaagcctACAAGCATACAAGTTGGCCCAGCCCAAAGAGAAATCACGCGCACCAAAAGAGATAACATGGCGCGTCAAAGTCACGCGCCCAACACTCAGACGGTTACGTATGGcagactcttccacttcttccacttcttccacttcttccattTCTCAAGGCACTTCGAAAACAAGGAAACCCTCCCATTTTCGAGCGAAAATCAAAGTTCAAAATATATAAATCGTTCTTCGAAACCTCCATCAAAACACCATCAAACTCTCCGTGAAGAATCTGAACAGAAAACAAAGCAACAATACTCAACGTAAGTTCATTAAGATTcctgtatattttacttttcttctacgtcgttcttctagggtttactattattcttgcttctttgttaCAATGTTCTAAGTTCTACGTCGTTCTTCTAAGTTCTACGTCGTTCTACGTTGTTGTTCTAAGTTCTCctgttattgttgttgatttttGGGGGTTTATTCCGTATATTCGGGGGTGTATACTGCTTAACCTTGTAATGTGGCTTGATATTGAAGCATGGTTGAGTGATCTGACTAATATCTATACGCATGTATCTGAataatatctatgggtgtatctcactgttatcaatgggtgtatcttgctgatatctttgggtgtatctgaatcatatatatgggtgtatcttactgttatcaatgggtgtatcttattgttattaatgggtgtatctgactcatatatatatgggtgtatcttactgttatCTTTGGGTGTATTGTTCGTTTCAGAGAAAATGGCAGCAAGAAACCAAACAAAAGACCTTAAGTGTGCCACACATCTCCTGAGTGATAAGTTCAGAAACATGACTGAGGAGAAGAAGGCAATTGTGAGGGATCTTGGATTCGGTGGGTTGATGCACATCCCACCACTAAGGGTGGATCACCAACTCTTAAGGGAGCTGGCAAACAACTTCAAACTTGGGGAGAACAAACTGAAGACAGGATATGGTTCTTTCCAAATAACACCAAGAAAAATAGGTCATGCACTTGGCATCAATGCAACAGGTAACTAGCTTAAAATTATAGGTGTATATTAAGTTGTTGCTTGGGTCTATATAAGTTGATGCTTGGGTGTTTTTGAACCGACTTGGATATTTTGTTGTCttcctttttgtaggagatctatttcctgagaaagttgactataagaaactttctgatgatgacaaaataatttatagaaGATTCCAGGGTAAGACCCTCAAAAGTCTTACTGATGAAATGATGGAAATCGACGTTGGCAACGAAGAGGAACGCCTGATGTTCAAGAGGATATTCATCCTCTACATACAGATGGCGTTCCTTTTGCCAACGACGATAAACAAAATATCGCCCGTGCACCTGGCCCCAATTTTTATGATGGATGGCATATCAGAGAGAAACTGGGGGGGGCATGTTTTGACCTTCATGATCAAGGGCATCACAGACTAccaggagaagaagaagaaatcaaTTAATGGCTGCCTCTTCGCCCTCATGATAATCTACTTTCATCTTTCAAAAAACAAAGGCAAAAACAGGACTCAAAGACCACCAAAGCCCTGGATTGCCAACTGGACTAAGGAGCAGTTGGTGGAAAGAATGTCTACAGAAAGACAGGAAATTTTGGTAAGTAAACATAATaagttgggtgtattttatttacctgaatgctgctaactaaaatatctcatGTTTCAGGGGATTCTGAAGATCGCAGAGAcaagagaaaaaatgaaaaaaaaaagaaaaaaaaagaaaaaaaagaaaaaaaacaagaaatcaaaaaaacaaaaaaaggaagGCGAGTCCAACTTCGTCTTCGGAGACAGAAACTACTGACAGTGACACTTCTACCTCTGAGTTTGAGGCTCAAGAAGACTCAGAGGATTCAGGAAGAAAACACCCCagcaaaaagggaaaaaagtaAGAACCATACTTgggtgtaatttttttttcgagttgggtgtattttgtttgaTCACGTTGGGTGTATGTAGTTTATTTAGCAGCGTGTGTTTCGTTTGCtgcgttgggtgtatatttaatattcagttgggtgtatcttgtgaattcatttgggtgtatttttagtatgttctaaatgatgAATCTTTGCCTTCCAGAATGgactcaagaaaaagaaagcagaggCAAGAGGAGTCAGATTCTGATTCAGAATCTGAATCTGAACCAAGTGATGAGTAAtgtcctgaaattattactcctttcttttggctTCATTATAAAGATTTTGTGTATTAATTGAAGTGTCTATTATTAACTTATAGGAGTGAAGAATCATCACTTGCGGAgagggagaagaaaaagaaaaaaccaaaaacaacACCAAAAGAGTAAGCACTTCTTTCATTAATATtctgtgataaaattaattttttatttctgattggtattctttttttttccacccagaacacaacaagaaaagaaaaaagtagtTGTGGAGGATTCACTTCCTGAAGAAGATCAATACTTTAACGGGTACAGTACCTCGTAAGCTATATTACGGTCTATCatcgtaattatttttgttaacatCTTATTTTATGAATGTAGTGAGAGTAGCGTAAACCAGCCATCGCAGagcatgtaatttctctttcaaataaccgttacttttgttcttctattaccttctacttctaattctgtatatattttttttagaaaaaaaagccctttattattttattcaagaaaaaaaaggcagcaaaaaaaagcaaaaactgcaactatgtaagttctcaaaaaacaGAGCCtgtcttctttttgaattgttcGGGTGTATTTTTTACCTTTTTTGCGTTATTTTAGATTGAGTCCGACTGACTCGAATATGATGGTTGTGAGGGAACAAACACCGTCGGAAGCGCTTGCAATGTGAGTTTTTCAAGAAtatttcaaccttataaccttattattttcaaaggcgttgttaacctttcattttttcttcttgtttagagtccCGATCCAGGTTTTTGTGCCGGCATCCCAAACAACCCCTGAGACAGATTTCGAACCAACCCCTATGCTACGGATTGAAGGGACTACAGAAAAGTAAGAAATAgtattgggtgtatatttgttTAGGGTTTGGGCGTATATTTGCATacagtttgggtgtatattgttcCTGATCAATTTTTTCTTTACGCCATGATTAATTTTGTGTTACTGTGCAGCACTCCTGAATCCCCCAAGAAACTTCAAGAAACCACACCCACGCTTCCCCCAGCTCCAACtaaaatgtaagttcatcagACTAAAATCAATCTTTGCTTATCATCcgtatattattattcttactCTTATTCTTATACATCATGACACAGTCATCCAGTCGCAGAAGACGCTGCTGCCCTGTTGATGATGGCACGGACAGCAACCTATGTTCCTAAAACAGATTC
This window contains:
- the LOC130975224 gene encoding uncharacterized protein LOC130975224, which codes for MAARNQTKDLKCATHLLSDKFRNMTEEKKAIVRDLGFGGLMHIPPLRVDHQLLRELANNFKLGENKLKTGYGSFQITPRKIGHALGINATGDLFPEKVDYKKLSDDDKIIYRRFQGKTLKSLTDEMMEIDVGNEEERLMFKRIFILYIQMAFLLPTTINKISPVHLAPIFMMDGISERNWGGHVLTFMIKGITDYQEKKKKSINGCLFALMIIYFHLSKNKGKNRTQRPPKPWIANWTKEQLVERMSTERQEILYVLNDESLPSRMDSRKRKQRQEESDSDSESESEPSDESEESSLAEREKKKKKPKTTPKE